The following proteins come from a genomic window of Streptomyces sp. NBC_00539:
- the ctaC gene encoding aa3-type cytochrome oxidase subunit II, producing MSPYGSDRSPRRPMRRKLLQALTAGAVLATATGCSYNWQDFPRLGMPTPVTEEAPRILSLWQGSWAAALVTGILVWGLIIWSVIFHRRSRTKVEVPPQTRYNMPIEALYTVVPLIIVSVLFYFTARDESKLLSLSAKPAHTINVIGYQWSWGFNYVEDVDGDGATPKAGEVPKNLANIPDRFTKDFPAGAEGVYDKGVPGERNPQTGNPGPTLYLPKGEKVRFILSSNDVIHSFWVVPFLFKQDVIPGHTNVFEVTPDQFGTYKGKCAELCGVDHSRMLFNVKIVSPAEYQAHLKELAKKGQTGFLPAGINQTDSARNAETNKL from the coding sequence GTGAGTCCCTACGGCTCCGACCGCTCGCCGCGGCGCCCGATGCGGCGGAAGCTGCTGCAGGCGCTGACTGCGGGCGCGGTCCTGGCGACCGCCACTGGTTGCTCGTACAACTGGCAAGACTTCCCCCGCCTCGGAATGCCCACCCCGGTCACGGAGGAGGCGCCCCGCATCCTGTCCCTGTGGCAGGGGTCGTGGGCAGCCGCCCTCGTCACGGGCATCCTGGTCTGGGGCCTGATCATCTGGAGCGTCATCTTCCACCGGCGCAGCCGGACGAAGGTGGAGGTCCCCCCGCAGACCCGGTACAACATGCCCATCGAGGCGCTGTACACCGTGGTCCCGCTCATCATCGTCTCGGTGCTCTTCTACTTCACCGCGCGTGACGAGTCGAAGCTGCTGTCCCTCTCCGCCAAGCCGGCGCACACGATCAACGTGATCGGCTACCAGTGGAGCTGGGGCTTCAACTACGTCGAGGACGTCGACGGCGACGGGGCCACTCCGAAGGCGGGTGAGGTTCCCAAGAACCTCGCCAACATCCCGGACCGCTTCACCAAGGACTTCCCCGCGGGCGCCGAGGGCGTCTACGACAAGGGCGTCCCCGGCGAGCGGAACCCGCAGACCGGCAACCCGGGGCCGACCCTCTACCTGCCCAAGGGCGAGAAGGTCCGCTTCATCCTGTCGTCGAACGACGTCATCCACTCCTTCTGGGTGGTGCCCTTCCTGTTCAAGCAGGACGTGATCCCCGGTCACACCAACGTCTTCGAGGTCACCCCGGACCAGTTCGGCACCTACAAGGGCAAGTGCGCCGAGCTCTGCGGCGTCGACCACTCCCGGATGCTCTTCAACGTGAAGATCGTCTCGCCCGCCGAATACCAGGCGCACCTCAAGGAGCTGGCCAAGAAGGGGCAGACCGGCTTCCTCCCGGCCGGCATCAACCAGACGGACTCGGCCCGGAACGCGGAGACGAACAAACTGTGA
- a CDS encoding carbohydrate kinase family protein, which produces MRIAVTGSIATDHLMTFPGRFADQLVADQLHTVSLSFLVDNLDVRRGGVGPNICFGMGQLGSRPILVGAAGYDFDEYRAWLDRHGVDTESVRISEVLHTARFVCTTDADHNQIGSFYTGAMSEARLIELKAVADRVGGLDLVLIGADDPEAMLRHTEECRTRQIPFAADFSQQIARMDGENIRTLMEGATYLFSNEYEKGLIESKSGWTDAEILSKVGTRVTTLGSNGVRIEREGEEPIVVGCPEENAKIDPTGVGDAFRAGFLTGLGWGVGLERAAQVGCMLATLVIETLGTQEYTLARAHFMKRFTEAYGEEAAAEVQAHLA; this is translated from the coding sequence GTGCGTATCGCAGTCACCGGCTCCATCGCCACCGACCACCTGATGACCTTCCCGGGCCGCTTCGCCGACCAGCTGGTCGCCGACCAGCTCCACACGGTCTCCCTCTCCTTCCTCGTCGACAACCTCGACGTCCGCAGGGGCGGTGTCGGCCCGAACATCTGCTTCGGCATGGGGCAGCTCGGCAGCCGCCCGATCCTGGTCGGCGCGGCCGGCTACGACTTCGACGAGTACCGCGCCTGGCTGGACCGGCACGGCGTCGACACCGAGTCCGTCCGGATCTCCGAGGTGCTGCACACGGCGCGCTTCGTGTGCACCACCGACGCGGACCACAACCAGATCGGCTCCTTCTACACGGGCGCCATGAGCGAGGCCCGCCTGATCGAGCTCAAGGCCGTCGCCGACCGGGTGGGCGGGCTGGACCTCGTCCTCATCGGCGCCGACGACCCCGAGGCGATGCTGCGCCACACGGAGGAGTGCCGCACCCGCCAGATCCCCTTCGCGGCCGACTTCTCGCAGCAGATCGCCCGGATGGACGGCGAGAACATCCGCACCCTGATGGAGGGTGCGACGTACCTCTTCTCGAACGAGTACGAGAAGGGCCTCATCGAGTCGAAGTCCGGCTGGACGGACGCGGAGATCCTCTCCAAGGTCGGCACCCGGGTCACCACGCTCGGCTCGAACGGCGTGCGCATCGAGCGCGAGGGCGAAGAGCCGATCGTCGTCGGCTGCCCGGAGGAGAACGCGAAGATCGACCCGACCGGTGTCGGCGACGCGTTCCGCGCCGGTTTCCTGACCGGCCTCGGCTGGGGCGTCGGGCTGGAGCGGGCCGCGCAGGTCGGCTGCATGCTGGCGACGCTGGTGATCGAGACCCTGGGCACCCAGGAGTACACCCTGGCCCGCGCGCACTTCATGAAGCGCTTCACCGAGGCCTACGGCGAAGAGGCCGCCGCCGAGGTCCAGGCCCACCTGGCGTAA
- a CDS encoding cytochrome c oxidase subunit 4, whose amino-acid sequence MKIQGKLFLWLSFFILIMAIVYGVWSKEPVGTTALFLAFGLSVMIGYYLAFTAKRVDEMAQDNLEADVADEAGELGFFSPHSWQPLSLGIGGALAFMGVIFGWWLMYFSAPIIVIGLWGWVYEYYRGENQNQ is encoded by the coding sequence GTGAAGATCCAGGGCAAGCTGTTCCTGTGGCTCTCCTTCTTCATCCTGATCATGGCCATCGTCTACGGCGTGTGGTCGAAGGAGCCCGTGGGCACCACCGCGCTCTTCCTGGCCTTCGGCCTGAGCGTCATGATCGGCTACTACCTGGCCTTCACGGCCAAGCGCGTGGACGAGATGGCCCAGGACAACCTGGAGGCCGACGTCGCCGACGAGGCGGGCGAGCTGGGGTTCTTCTCCCCGCACAGCTGGCAGCCGCTCTCGCTGGGCATCGGCGGTGCGCTCGCGTTCATGGGCGTCATCTTCGGCTGGTGGCTCATGTACTTCTCGGCCCCGATCATCGTGATCGGCCTGTGGGGCTGGGTGTACGAGTACTACCGCGGTGAGAACCAGAACCAGTAG
- a CDS encoding cysteine desulfurase/sulfurtransferase TusA family protein — MPYFDSASAAPLHPVARQALLAALDEGWADPVRLYREGRRARLLLDAAREAAAEAVGCRADELVFTPSGTHAVHTGVAGALAGRRRVGGRLVVSAVEHSCVLHAAEAHAASGGTVTEVAVDRLGAVSPDAYAAALDPATALACLQSANHEVGTVQPVAEVAELCGAAGVPLLVDAAQSLGWGPVEGAWSLLTASAHKWGGPPGVGLLVVRKGVRFAPQHPADERESGRSPGFANLPAIVAAAASLRAVRAEADAEAARLRVLVDRIRRRVARLVPDVEVVGDAERRLPHLVTFSCLYADGETLLHELDRAGYSVSSGSSCTSSTLTASHVLKAMGVLSEGNVRVSLPAGTTADEVNGFLEVLPKAVAGIRARLGVPQVQETVPVAESVELDALGLRCPQPVIELARAIGTVPVGGTVTVVSDDEVARLDIPAWCSMRGHAYLGETPRPVGAAYAVRRLR, encoded by the coding sequence ATGCCGTACTTCGACTCCGCTTCCGCCGCCCCGCTGCACCCCGTGGCCAGGCAGGCCCTGCTGGCCGCCCTGGACGAGGGCTGGGCCGATCCCGTCCGGCTGTACCGCGAGGGGCGCCGCGCCCGGCTGTTGCTGGACGCGGCGCGGGAGGCGGCGGCCGAAGCGGTGGGGTGCCGCGCCGACGAGCTCGTGTTCACTCCTTCGGGGACGCACGCGGTTCACACGGGCGTGGCGGGGGCGCTGGCCGGGCGCCGGAGGGTAGGCGGCCGGCTGGTCGTGTCCGCGGTCGAACACAGCTGCGTCCTCCACGCCGCCGAGGCGCACGCGGCTTCCGGCGGCACGGTGACGGAGGTGGCGGTGGACCGGCTGGGGGCGGTGTCCCCCGACGCGTACGCGGCCGCCCTGGACCCGGCCACCGCTCTGGCCTGCCTCCAGTCGGCCAACCACGAGGTGGGCACCGTCCAGCCGGTGGCGGAGGTGGCCGAGCTGTGCGGGGCCGCCGGGGTGCCGCTGCTGGTGGACGCGGCGCAGTCCCTGGGCTGGGGTCCGGTCGAGGGGGCGTGGTCGCTGCTCACCGCGAGCGCCCACAAGTGGGGCGGGCCGCCCGGGGTGGGACTGCTCGTGGTCCGCAAGGGCGTCAGGTTCGCGCCCCAACACCCCGCGGACGAGCGGGAATCGGGCCGCTCCCCCGGCTTCGCGAACCTCCCGGCCATCGTGGCGGCGGCGGCCTCGCTGCGGGCCGTGCGGGCCGAGGCGGACGCGGAGGCGGCCCGGCTGCGGGTGCTGGTGGACCGCATCCGGCGACGGGTGGCACGGCTGGTGCCGGACGTGGAGGTGGTCGGCGACGCCGAACGGCGGCTGCCGCACCTGGTCACGTTCTCCTGCCTGTACGCCGACGGGGAGACCCTGCTGCACGAACTGGACCGGGCGGGCTACTCGGTGTCCTCGGGCTCCTCCTGCACCAGCTCCACCCTGACGGCGTCGCACGTCCTCAAGGCGATGGGCGTGCTGTCGGAGGGGAACGTACGGGTGTCACTGCCGGCCGGGACGACCGCCGATGAGGTGAACGGCTTCCTGGAGGTGCTGCCGAAGGCGGTGGCGGGCATCCGGGCCCGGCTCGGGGTGCCGCAGGTCCAGGAGACGGTCCCGGTCGCGGAGTCGGTGGAGCTGGACGCGCTGGGCCTGCGGTGCCCGCAGCCGGTCATCGAGCTGGCGCGGGCGATCGGCACGGTGCCCGTCGGCGGGACGGTGACGGTGGTGTCCGACGACGAGGTGGCCCGGCTCGACATCCCGGCGTGGTGCTCCATGCGGGGCCACGCGTACCTGGGCGAGACCCCGCGCCCGGTCGGGGCGGCGTACGCGGTCCGCCGCCTGCGGTGA
- the ctaE gene encoding aa3-type cytochrome oxidase subunit III, giving the protein MSVVATATTVDTGHAHPTVNRPNLVSVGTIIWLSSELMFFAALFAMYFTLRSVTGAEYWTEQASALNLPFSATNTTILVLSSLTCQLGVFAAERGDVKKLRTWFIVTFVMGAIFIGGQVFEYTDLVKEEGLSLKSGPYGSVFYLTTGFHGLHVTGGLIAFLLVLGRTYAAKRFTHEQATSAIVVSYYWHFVDVVWIGLFATIYLIK; this is encoded by the coding sequence ATGTCGGTCGTGGCGACAGCAACGACAGTAGATACCGGGCACGCGCACCCGACGGTCAACCGGCCGAACCTCGTCAGCGTCGGAACCATCATCTGGTTGAGTTCCGAGCTGATGTTCTTCGCGGCCCTCTTCGCGATGTACTTCACCCTGCGATCCGTGACGGGCGCCGAGTACTGGACAGAACAGGCTTCGGCCTTGAACCTGCCCTTCTCGGCGACGAACACCACGATCCTGGTGCTCTCCTCCCTCACCTGCCAGCTCGGCGTATTCGCCGCCGAGCGCGGTGACGTGAAGAAGCTCCGGACGTGGTTCATCGTCACGTTCGTCATGGGTGCGATCTTCATTGGCGGCCAGGTGTTCGAGTACACCGATCTGGTCAAGGAGGAGGGACTCTCCCTCAAGTCCGGACCGTACGGATCGGTGTTCTACCTGACCACCGGCTTCCACGGTCTGCACGTGACAGGCGGTCTCATCGCCTTCCTGCTGGTCCTCGGCCGGACGTACGCGGCCAAGAGGTTCACCCACGAACAGGCCACGTCGGCCATCGTCGTGTCCTACTACTGGCACTTCGTCGATGTCGTCTGGATCGGCCTCTTCGCGACGATCTACCTGATCAAGTAG
- a CDS encoding L,D-transpeptidase — translation MKHSPRLWTVLSCSLLVASLGAGATACGGSDDNPLSARPYDAGDHVAFNQAAGGRPVDPNRPFEVTSKGSGTRITDVTVVDTHGRRLAGELSAKGDRWHSTAPMAAGVHYTATVSTEDERGAPGQRTLTFDTTPAKKVLQVEFGPDAGKYGVGQPLTAELNEPVHDKAARALVERGLVVDAPSGVEGAWHWVDDKHLHFRPKEYWPAHSTVSVRSNLEGVRVTDDLYGTVSKPLKLEIGDRVEVTTDAAAHYLTFKRNGEVINTIPVTTGKPGFSTRNGIKVVLGKQYYVQMRGDTVGIGGSEYYNLPVYYATRVTWSGEYVHAAPWSVDSQGYENVSHGCTGMSTGNAAWFYENITEGDIVKVINSIGEDMDTFGNGFGDWNMDWKDWREGSALVGGTQEGRNAVDQARLRPQV, via the coding sequence ATGAAGCACTCACCGCGTCTTTGGACGGTACTCAGCTGCTCCCTGCTGGTCGCGTCCCTCGGGGCCGGCGCCACCGCGTGCGGGGGGTCCGACGACAACCCGCTGTCCGCCCGCCCGTACGACGCGGGCGACCACGTCGCCTTCAACCAGGCCGCGGGCGGCCGTCCGGTCGACCCCAACCGGCCCTTCGAGGTCACCTCGAAGGGCAGCGGAACCCGGATCACCGACGTGACCGTCGTGGACACCCACGGCCGCCGGCTGGCGGGCGAGCTCTCCGCCAAGGGCGACCGCTGGCACAGCACCGCCCCGATGGCCGCCGGCGTGCACTACACCGCCACCGTGAGCACGGAGGACGAGCGGGGCGCCCCAGGGCAGCGCACGCTGACGTTCGACACCACCCCGGCCAAGAAGGTCCTCCAGGTGGAATTCGGCCCGGACGCGGGCAAATACGGCGTCGGCCAGCCCCTCACGGCCGAACTGAACGAGCCGGTCCACGACAAGGCCGCCCGCGCCCTCGTGGAGCGCGGTCTGGTCGTGGACGCGCCGTCGGGCGTCGAGGGTGCCTGGCACTGGGTGGACGACAAGCACCTGCACTTCCGGCCCAAGGAGTACTGGCCCGCCCACTCCACGGTCTCCGTCCGGAGCAACCTCGAAGGCGTCAGGGTCACCGACGATCTCTACGGGACCGTCAGCAAGCCGCTGAAGCTGGAGATCGGGGACCGCGTCGAGGTCACCACCGACGCCGCGGCCCACTACCTCACCTTCAAGCGCAACGGTGAAGTGATCAACACCATTCCGGTGACCACGGGGAAGCCCGGCTTCTCCACGCGCAACGGCATCAAGGTGGTCCTGGGCAAGCAGTACTACGTCCAGATGCGCGGGGACACCGTCGGCATCGGCGGCAGCGAGTACTACAACCTGCCCGTCTACTACGCGACGCGCGTCACCTGGAGTGGTGAATACGTCCACGCCGCGCCGTGGTCCGTCGACTCCCAGGGCTACGAGAACGTCAGCCACGGCTGCACGGGCATGAGCACCGGCAACGCCGCCTGGTTCTACGAGAACATCACCGAGGGCGACATCGTCAAGGTGATCAACAGCATCGGCGAGGACATGGACACCTTCGGCAACGGCTTCGGCGACTGGAACATGGACTGGAAGGACTGGCGCGAGGGCAGCGCCCTGGTGGGCGGCACCCAGGAAGGCCGCAACGCGGTCGACCAGGCCCGACTGCGCCCCCAGGTCTGA
- the qcrC gene encoding cytochrome bc1 complex diheme cytochrome c subunit — protein MKKLSARRRHPLAAVVVLLLALAATGGLYAAFAPAGKAQADETAQSLAIEEGKKLYAVGCASCHGTGGQGSTDGPSLVGVGSAAVDFQVSTGRMPAQQPGAQVPAKPPVYTQAQIDQLAAYISSLGAGPSVPTQKQVDPAGADIAKGGELFRNNCAQCHNFTGEGGALTHGKYAPNLADVSPKHIYEAMLTGPQNMPSFPDSTMPEKQKKDIIAYLQNVNGDESVSPGGLKLGGLGPVSEGLFGWIFALGALIAVAVWVAAHTAKAKKS, from the coding sequence GTGAAAAAGCTCTCCGCACGACGACGCCATCCGCTGGCGGCGGTCGTCGTTCTACTCCTCGCGCTGGCGGCCACTGGGGGGCTTTACGCCGCCTTCGCCCCCGCGGGCAAGGCGCAGGCCGATGAAACCGCCCAGTCCCTCGCCATCGAGGAGGGCAAGAAGCTCTACGCCGTGGGCTGCGCAAGCTGCCACGGAACCGGCGGTCAGGGTTCCACTGACGGCCCCAGCCTGGTCGGCGTCGGCTCCGCGGCCGTCGACTTCCAGGTGAGCACGGGCCGCATGCCCGCCCAGCAGCCCGGCGCCCAGGTGCCGGCGAAGCCTCCGGTCTACACGCAGGCCCAGATCGACCAGCTGGCCGCGTACATCTCCTCCCTGGGAGCCGGCCCGTCCGTGCCCACCCAGAAGCAGGTCGACCCGGCGGGTGCCGACATCGCCAAGGGTGGCGAACTGTTCCGCAACAACTGCGCGCAGTGCCACAACTTCACCGGCGAGGGCGGCGCCCTGACGCACGGCAAGTACGCTCCCAACCTTGCGGACGTCTCGCCGAAGCACATCTACGAGGCCATGCTCACCGGCCCGCAGAACATGCCCTCCTTCCCCGACAGCACGATGCCGGAGAAGCAGAAGAAGGACATCATCGCGTACCTCCAGAACGTGAACGGCGACGAGTCGGTCAGCCCTGGCGGCCTGAAGCTCGGTGGCCTCGGCCCCGTCTCCGAGGGTCTGTTCGGCTGGATCTTCGCTCTGGGTGCGCTGATCGCTGTCGCCGTCTGGGTCGCGGCCCACACCGCTAAGGCCAAGAAGTCATGA
- the qcrA gene encoding cytochrome bc1 complex Rieske iron-sulfur subunit, whose product MSSQDIPEEKHLPSEQGDAHHGGVAVADDPFADPGLPVHKPRIQDIDERAAKRSERTVAMLFTLSMLATIGFIAAYVTIPVDRFVYIFPIGKVSGLNFALGLTLGTALFCIGAGAVHWARTLMSDVEVADERHAIAAPPEVKAKVLQDFADGASESAIGRRPLIRNTMLGALAMLPLSALVIMRDLGPLPEDKLRKTVWAKGKLLINQNTMEPLRPEDVVVGSLTFAMPEGLEETQHDFQNQIAKAALMIVRLQPQDIKDKRELEWSHDGIVAFSKICTHVGCPISLYEQQTHHVLCPCHQSTFDLSDGARVIFGPAGHALPQLRIGVNDEGFLEAQGDFEEPVGPAFWERG is encoded by the coding sequence ATGAGTAGCCAAGACATTCCCGAAGAGAAGCACCTGCCGAGCGAGCAGGGCGACGCGCACCACGGTGGCGTAGCAGTCGCGGACGACCCGTTCGCCGACCCGGGCCTGCCGGTCCACAAGCCGCGCATCCAGGACATCGACGAGCGGGCCGCCAAGCGGTCCGAGCGCACTGTCGCGATGCTGTTCACGCTGTCGATGCTGGCCACGATCGGCTTCATCGCCGCGTACGTGACCATCCCCGTCGACAGGTTCGTGTACATCTTCCCCATCGGGAAGGTGAGCGGCCTGAACTTCGCCCTCGGCCTGACCCTGGGCACGGCCCTCTTCTGCATCGGCGCGGGCGCGGTCCACTGGGCCCGCACCCTGATGTCCGACGTGGAGGTCGCCGACGAGCGCCACGCCATCGCGGCGCCGCCGGAGGTCAAGGCCAAGGTCCTCCAGGACTTCGCCGACGGTGCGAGCGAGTCGGCCATCGGCCGCCGTCCGCTGATCCGCAACACCATGCTGGGCGCGCTGGCCATGCTGCCGCTGTCCGCCCTGGTGATCATGCGGGACCTGGGCCCGCTGCCCGAGGACAAGCTCCGCAAGACCGTCTGGGCCAAGGGCAAGCTGCTCATCAACCAGAACACGATGGAGCCGCTGCGTCCCGAGGACGTGGTCGTCGGTTCGCTGACCTTCGCCATGCCGGAAGGCCTGGAGGAGACCCAGCACGACTTCCAGAACCAGATCGCCAAGGCCGCCCTGATGATCGTCCGGCTCCAGCCGCAGGACATCAAGGACAAGCGGGAGCTGGAGTGGTCCCACGACGGCATCGTGGCGTTCTCCAAGATCTGTACCCACGTCGGCTGCCCGATCAGCCTGTACGAGCAGCAGACGCACCACGTGCTCTGCCCGTGCCACCAGTCCACCTTCGACCTCTCCGACGGCGCCCGAGTCATCTTCGGCCCCGCTGGTCACGCGCTTCCGCAGCTGCGGATCGGCGTCAATGACGAAGGCTTCCTCGAAGCGCAGGGCGACTTCGAAGAGCCCGTCGGTCCTGCATTCTGGGAGCGCGGATGA
- the ctaD gene encoding aa3-type cytochrome oxidase subunit I produces the protein MSILNEPQGAAAADSYENELPVRRKQPGNVVVKWMTTTDHKTIGTMYLVTSFVFFLIGGVLALFMRAELARPGSQIMSNEQFNQAFTMHGTIMLLMFATPLFAGFANWIMPLQIGAPDVAFPRLNMFAYWLYLFGSTIAVAGFVTPNGAADFGWFAYSPLSDAVRSPGIGADMWIMGLAFSGFGTILGSVNFITTIICMRAPGMTMFRMPIFTWNVLLTGVLVLLAFPVLAAALFALEADRKFGAHVFDASNGGALLWQHLFWFFGHPEVYIIALPFFGIVSEIIPVFSRKPMFGYIGLVAATIGIAGLSVTVWAHHMYVTGGVLLPFFSFMTFLIAVPTGVKFFNWIGTMWKGSLSFETPMLWTIGFLVTFTFGGLTGVILASPPMDFHVSDSYFVVAHFHYVVFGTVVFAMFAGFHFWWPKFTGKMLDERLGKITFWTLFIGFHGTFLVQHWLGAEGMPRRYADYLAADGFTTLNTISTISSFLLGLSMLPFMYNVWKTAKYGKKIEVDDPWGYGRSLEWATSCPPPRHNFLTLPRIRSESPAFDLHHPEIAALDHLEDHAAGATQALTGDKEAGK, from the coding sequence GTGAGCATCCTCAACGAACCTCAGGGTGCCGCCGCAGCCGACTCGTACGAGAACGAGCTGCCGGTACGGCGCAAGCAGCCGGGCAACGTGGTCGTGAAGTGGATGACCACGACCGACCACAAGACCATCGGCACGATGTACCTGGTCACGTCGTTCGTGTTCTTCCTGATCGGCGGCGTGCTCGCGCTCTTCATGCGCGCCGAGCTGGCCCGTCCGGGCTCGCAGATCATGTCGAACGAGCAGTTCAACCAGGCGTTCACCATGCATGGCACGATCATGCTGCTGATGTTCGCCACCCCGCTGTTCGCGGGATTCGCGAACTGGATCATGCCGCTGCAGATCGGCGCGCCCGACGTGGCGTTCCCGCGGCTGAACATGTTCGCGTACTGGCTGTACCTCTTCGGCTCGACCATCGCGGTGGCCGGCTTCGTCACGCCGAACGGCGCCGCCGACTTCGGCTGGTTCGCCTACTCCCCGCTGTCGGACGCGGTCCGCTCGCCGGGCATCGGCGCCGACATGTGGATCATGGGTCTGGCCTTCTCGGGCTTCGGCACGATCCTCGGCTCGGTCAACTTCATCACCACGATCATCTGCATGCGCGCTCCCGGCATGACGATGTTCCGCATGCCGATCTTCACCTGGAACGTGCTGCTGACCGGTGTCCTGGTCCTGCTCGCCTTCCCGGTGCTGGCCGCCGCGCTCTTCGCGCTGGAGGCCGACCGGAAGTTCGGTGCGCACGTGTTCGACGCGTCCAACGGCGGCGCCCTGCTGTGGCAACACCTCTTCTGGTTCTTCGGCCATCCAGAGGTGTACATCATCGCGCTACCGTTCTTCGGCATCGTCTCCGAGATCATCCCGGTGTTCAGCCGCAAGCCGATGTTCGGTTACATCGGCCTGGTCGCCGCGACGATCGGCATCGCCGGCCTCTCGGTGACGGTGTGGGCCCACCACATGTACGTCACCGGCGGTGTGCTGCTGCCGTTCTTCTCCTTCATGACCTTCCTGATCGCGGTACCGACCGGTGTGAAGTTCTTCAACTGGATCGGCACCATGTGGAAGGGCTCGCTGTCCTTCGAGACCCCGATGCTCTGGACGATCGGCTTCCTGGTCACCTTCACCTTCGGTGGTCTGACCGGCGTCATCCTGGCCTCGCCCCCGATGGACTTCCACGTCTCCGACTCGTACTTCGTCGTCGCGCACTTCCACTACGTCGTCTTCGGCACCGTGGTCTTCGCGATGTTCGCCGGCTTCCACTTCTGGTGGCCGAAGTTCACGGGCAAGATGCTGGACGAGCGCCTCGGCAAGATCACGTTCTGGACGCTGTTCATCGGCTTCCACGGCACCTTCCTGGTGCAGCACTGGCTCGGTGCCGAGGGCATGCCGCGTCGTTACGCGGACTACCTCGCCGCCGACGGCTTCACCACCCTGAACACGATCTCCACGATCAGCTCCTTCCTGCTGGGCCTGTCGATGCTGCCCTTCATGTACAACGTCTGGAAGACGGCGAAGTACGGCAAGAAGATCGAGGTCGACGACCCGTGGGGCTACGGCCGTTCGCTGGAGTGGGCGACCTCCTGCCCGCCGCCGCGGCACAACTTCCTCACCCTGCCGCGGATCCGTTCCGAATCCCCGGCGTTCGACCTGCACCACCCGGAGATCGCGGCCCTCGACCACCTCGAGGACCACGCCGCCGGTGCCACGCAGGCCCTCACCGGCGACAAGGAGGCGGGCAAGTGA
- the erpA gene encoding iron-sulfur cluster insertion protein ErpA: MSVQDEKTTVSDGILLSDAAAEKVRTLLEQEGRDDLALRVAVQPGGCSGLRYQLFFDERSLDGDVVKDFDGVKVVTDRMSSPYLHGASIDFVDTIEKQGFTIDNPNATGSCACGDSFS, translated from the coding sequence ATGTCCGTACAGGACGAAAAGACCACCGTGAGCGACGGCATCCTCCTGTCCGACGCCGCCGCCGAGAAGGTCAGGACCCTGCTGGAGCAGGAGGGCCGCGATGACCTGGCGCTCCGCGTCGCCGTCCAGCCCGGTGGCTGCTCCGGCCTGCGCTACCAGCTCTTCTTCGACGAGCGCTCCCTCGACGGCGACGTCGTCAAGGACTTCGACGGGGTCAAGGTCGTCACCGACCGCATGAGCTCCCCGTACCTGCACGGTGCGTCCATCGACTTCGTCGACACCATCGAGAAGCAGGGCTTCACGATCGACAACCCGAACGCCACCGGCTCCTGCGCCTGCGGCGACTCGTTCAGCTAG